A region of Legionella donaldsonii DNA encodes the following proteins:
- a CDS encoding NAD(P)H-hydrate dehydratase — protein MTTSKVALYQAKHIRLCEEMATNDLGLSEDELMVRAGTSAFSTLSMLYPTVRTLAIFCGSGNNAGDGYVLARLAHKKGYSVVVNQHKTIEDLPPPAARAAAAAIAAGVSCQCLDDAIDPEAELIVDALLGIGLQGDVHGPIATAITQINDSGLPVLALDVPSGLNADTGSVKGVAVKANATVTFIAYKLGLMTLDGPDHCGELVCHSLQLESCLVKIKPAAYLLDENLGHALLPRRLKNSHKGHFGHVLVIGGGHGMPGSVYLAANAALRVGAGLVTIATRPEYAGQVLPLLPEAMIYGIEEAVELLPLIARATVCIIGPGLGEDEWAKVLFNQAIASQLPMVIDASALRLLAQNPQHDDNWILTPHPGEAASLLQCSTAEIQKDRYQTILTLQQQYGGNVVLKGVGSMVCTDEPGVYLCADGNPGMASAGMGDALSGVIAGLIAQGLALAEAVKLGVWIHASAADAAAAVMGERGLLASDLMPYLRRQVNYLSRIK, from the coding sequence ATGACTACATCAAAGGTTGCTCTTTATCAGGCCAAACACATTCGTTTATGTGAAGAGATGGCTACGAATGATTTAGGATTGTCTGAAGATGAGTTAATGGTTCGCGCGGGAACCAGCGCCTTTTCTACCTTGTCCATGTTATACCCCACAGTACGTACTTTAGCCATTTTCTGTGGCAGTGGTAATAACGCTGGTGATGGTTATGTTCTCGCCCGCCTTGCGCACAAAAAAGGGTATTCCGTTGTTGTCAATCAACACAAAACCATAGAGGATTTGCCACCGCCTGCAGCCAGAGCAGCTGCAGCTGCAATTGCTGCTGGTGTTTCCTGTCAGTGCCTTGATGATGCTATAGACCCTGAGGCGGAGTTAATTGTTGATGCCTTACTAGGAATTGGTTTGCAAGGCGATGTGCATGGTCCAATAGCGACAGCGATTACTCAGATCAATGACAGTGGTTTGCCAGTATTGGCCCTTGATGTCCCTTCAGGTCTAAATGCCGATACAGGTTCTGTGAAGGGGGTAGCTGTCAAAGCGAATGCTACAGTGACATTCATCGCTTACAAGCTTGGATTAATGACCCTGGATGGACCTGATCATTGTGGTGAATTAGTTTGTCATAGTCTGCAACTTGAATCTTGTTTAGTAAAGATTAAACCTGCTGCCTATCTCTTGGATGAAAATTTAGGCCATGCTTTACTTCCACGACGTTTAAAAAATTCTCATAAAGGCCATTTTGGCCATGTCTTGGTTATTGGTGGTGGGCATGGTATGCCCGGTTCAGTTTATTTGGCGGCAAATGCTGCTTTGCGGGTGGGTGCTGGTTTGGTAACTATTGCTACCAGACCGGAATATGCAGGGCAAGTTTTACCTTTATTACCAGAAGCAATGATTTATGGCATTGAAGAAGCTGTTGAGCTTTTGCCGCTTATTGCCAGGGCAACTGTCTGTATTATTGGTCCTGGTCTTGGTGAGGATGAGTGGGCAAAGGTTTTATTTAACCAGGCAATTGCTTCTCAATTACCAATGGTTATTGATGCTTCAGCCTTGCGGCTACTCGCTCAGAATCCTCAACATGATGATAATTGGATCTTGACGCCTCATCCAGGAGAAGCAGCCAGTTTGCTCCAATGTTCTACTGCAGAGATTCAAAAAGATAGGTATCAAACAATATTGACGCTACAACAGCAATATGGGGGAAATGTTGTCCTGAAAGGCGTAGGTTCAATGGTGTGCACGGATGAGCCTGGTGTGTATCTTTGTGCTGATGGTAATCCCGGTATGGCGAGCGCAGGAATGGGTGACGCCCTTAGTGGTGTCATTGCAGGCTTAATTGCCCAAGGCCTGGCACTTGCTGAGGCTGTCAAATTGGGTGTATGGATACATGCCAGTGCTGCAGATGCCGCAGCCGCTGTAATGGGTGAGCGTGGATTGTTGGCTAGTGATTTAATGCCTTATCTACGTCGTCAGGTTAATTATTTATCAAGAATAAAATGA
- the tsaE gene encoding tRNA (adenosine(37)-N6)-threonylcarbamoyltransferase complex ATPase subunit type 1 TsaE yields MVKVDCIALPDVQYSEALAVRLAACLTAPLVLTFSGEIGAGKTTFIRAMLRALGVKSAIKSPTFSLLESYQCQYLQVHHFDLYRIHDETELEYIGFRDYFLTDAICCIEWPERAGQSLGHVDINFAFTIEGSGRSLTLTATTAAGELILSCLAGKQ; encoded by the coding sequence ATGGTCAAAGTTGATTGCATTGCTTTGCCTGATGTGCAATATTCCGAAGCGCTTGCAGTACGCTTGGCAGCTTGCTTAACTGCTCCCTTAGTGTTGACCTTTAGTGGTGAGATAGGCGCAGGGAAAACGACGTTTATCCGCGCTATGCTGCGAGCTCTAGGCGTTAAATCAGCTATTAAAAGTCCGACTTTTTCATTGCTTGAAAGCTACCAATGCCAGTATTTACAAGTACATCATTTTGATCTCTACCGTATTCACGATGAAACAGAGCTGGAGTATATTGGTTTTAGAGATTATTTTTTGACTGATGCAATCTGTTGTATTGAATGGCCTGAACGAGCCGGTCAAAGTTTGGGACATGTTGATATTAATTTTGCCTTTACTATTGAGGGGAGTGGCCGTTCGTTGACTTTAACCGCAACAACTGCCGCTGGAGAATTAATTTTGTCTTGCCTTGCAGGTAAACAATGA
- a CDS encoding N-acetylmuramoyl-L-alanine amidase yields MAAKLLSIEIKQQSGNPSVLFTLDEAVTHRVFTLTNPNRVVIDFEGTDLSVNLNRVNLGRQLIKYIRSGRPNPQTLRLVFEVSQAVMTRTNPMHRSASSKHGFSLDLSANGNLQGPSTSSTVPVNRSRATNTAKVPVSARHEPGKTLRDVVVVLDPGHGGKDPGASGPRRTMEKEVTLRIAQKLKQIIDRQPGMRAVLTRNGDYYIGLRERLTIARKYNADVFVSIHADAFINQQSNGASVFALSQSGATSEAARWLAEKENYSELGGVNLSELDDQSGLVRTVLIDLSQTATIGASLHMGERVLRDLDRITNLHNHKVEQARFMVLKSPDIPSILIETGFISNPREESNLTNPAYQTHLTEAIFQGLKRYFWDYPPHGTRIEALAGNSKIHIVRSGESLPRIAAQYHMSVAVLQAVNHLSSSQLKIGQKLVIPALT; encoded by the coding sequence ATGGCAGCAAAATTGTTATCTATTGAGATTAAGCAACAGTCAGGGAATCCTTCTGTACTGTTTACTCTGGATGAAGCGGTTACGCACAGAGTATTCACGCTCACAAATCCCAATCGTGTGGTGATTGATTTTGAGGGCACTGATTTGTCGGTAAACCTGAATCGAGTTAATTTGGGTAGGCAGTTAATCAAATATATTCGTAGTGGCCGCCCAAACCCACAAACCCTGCGTCTGGTTTTTGAGGTCAGTCAGGCTGTCATGACCAGGACGAATCCTATGCATCGTTCAGCATCGTCAAAACACGGCTTTTCATTAGATCTTTCTGCAAATGGTAATTTGCAGGGCCCCTCAACGTCATCCACTGTGCCTGTCAACAGAAGTAGGGCAACAAATACAGCGAAAGTACCGGTATCGGCTCGCCATGAACCCGGGAAAACGCTGCGTGATGTTGTTGTCGTACTCGATCCTGGGCACGGCGGGAAAGATCCTGGTGCTAGTGGACCAAGACGCACGATGGAAAAAGAGGTTACTCTTAGAATCGCGCAAAAGTTGAAACAAATTATCGATAGGCAACCTGGTATGCGGGCGGTATTAACGCGAAACGGCGATTATTATATTGGCTTACGTGAGCGTTTAACCATTGCCCGGAAATATAATGCCGATGTCTTCGTCTCGATCCATGCAGATGCTTTCATCAATCAGCAATCTAATGGCGCTTCTGTTTTTGCTTTATCACAATCGGGGGCAACCAGTGAAGCAGCTCGATGGTTAGCTGAGAAGGAAAACTATTCCGAGTTGGGCGGTGTCAATTTATCAGAACTAGATGATCAAAGTGGATTAGTACGTACGGTATTAATTGATTTGTCGCAAACAGCGACCATTGGTGCCAGTTTACATATGGGAGAAAGAGTATTACGGGATCTCGATAGGATAACCAATTTACATAATCATAAAGTTGAGCAAGCTCGTTTTATGGTATTAAAATCACCGGATATTCCTTCCATTTTGATTGAAACAGGTTTTATCTCTAATCCTCGCGAAGAAAGTAACCTAACAAATCCTGCCTACCAGACTCATTTAACGGAGGCGATTTTCCAAGGTTTGAAACGTTATTTTTGGGATTATCCTCCGCACGGTACACGTATAGAAGCTTTGGCTGGCAATAGTAAAATCCATATAGTGCGTAGTGGTGAGTCGTTGCCTAGAATTGCTGCGCAATATCATATGTCAGTCGCGGTGTTACAAGCGGTAAATCATTTATCAAGTTCGCAGCTAAAAATAGGGCAAAAACTTGTTATACCTGCGTTGACATAA
- the mutL gene encoding DNA mismatch repair endonuclease MutL: protein MRIEQLPVTVANQIAAGEVIERPASVVKELLENSLDAQADMISIDIGYGGLNQIKITDNGIGIVAEDLPLAIAAHATSKIKQLSDLYSIASMGFRGEALASIASISRFTISSRPVSQEHGMMLSSDGRAIHMTPCARNQGTTVDVRDIFFNAPVRKKFLKTEQSEFQAIEAVVKRFALSAPAIALNLTHNGKQRLNLPAAHCAQTRLQRIRKLLGKTFIEQAIYLDVEHAGMRLHGWVSNAAYQSSQSDKQWVYVNARMVKDKLLNHAVKRAYESLLYPGRYPACLLYLTLNPAEVDVNVHPTKHEVRFQQPRLVHDFITSQIQQALAVPGTSCGYQQSSVKEITTGQQIHENYLSLPLSIKKIEQSAAVTSHWITLNTAYALVFIQEQPYLVDIEKLQRHWLLSILAQESLPLASRPLLVPISYPIKEFSPDRMNHYRQSLNQVGVELGLAGENAMLVRSLPMAVPHLDIKRFLALVFKLSSPTNQQLIELLSLCQLFNVYQALPEETEILCVYLQTLYNAKELPVWCRQLSTTLCESLLNA, encoded by the coding sequence ATGAGAATTGAGCAATTACCAGTAACCGTAGCCAATCAAATTGCCGCAGGGGAAGTGATTGAACGCCCTGCTTCTGTGGTTAAAGAGTTATTAGAGAATTCATTGGATGCCCAGGCTGATATGATCAGTATTGATATTGGTTATGGTGGCCTGAATCAAATTAAAATCACTGATAATGGGATTGGTATTGTTGCTGAGGATCTACCCTTGGCAATTGCTGCCCACGCAACAAGTAAAATTAAACAGCTTAGTGATTTATACTCTATTGCCAGTATGGGATTTCGCGGTGAAGCCCTGGCGAGTATCGCATCCATCTCGCGTTTCACTATCAGTTCCAGGCCTGTGAGCCAGGAACACGGCATGATGCTTAGCAGTGATGGTCGGGCGATTCATATGACACCCTGTGCCCGTAATCAGGGAACTACTGTTGATGTACGCGATATTTTTTTTAATGCACCCGTCAGAAAAAAATTTTTAAAAACCGAGCAAAGTGAATTTCAGGCAATAGAGGCAGTGGTTAAGCGGTTCGCTTTGAGTGCGCCTGCAATAGCACTTAACCTAACCCATAATGGAAAACAACGATTAAATTTACCAGCGGCACATTGTGCCCAAACTAGATTGCAACGTATACGGAAATTATTAGGAAAAACCTTTATTGAGCAAGCGATATATCTTGATGTAGAGCACGCTGGAATGCGTTTACATGGTTGGGTTAGCAACGCTGCGTATCAGAGTAGTCAGAGCGATAAACAATGGGTCTATGTGAATGCTCGCATGGTTAAAGATAAATTGTTAAATCATGCGGTTAAACGAGCCTATGAAAGTTTACTGTATCCTGGTCGATATCCAGCTTGTTTGTTGTACCTGACATTAAATCCAGCAGAGGTAGATGTTAATGTTCATCCTACTAAGCATGAGGTGCGTTTTCAGCAACCACGGCTGGTACACGATTTTATCACCTCTCAAATTCAGCAGGCTTTGGCAGTACCAGGAACATCCTGTGGTTACCAGCAATCATCGGTGAAAGAAATCACAACGGGGCAGCAAATTCACGAAAACTATCTATCCTTACCCCTTTCGATTAAGAAAATTGAACAAAGTGCTGCAGTGACAAGCCACTGGATCACTTTAAATACTGCTTATGCATTAGTTTTTATACAAGAACAGCCCTATTTAGTCGATATCGAGAAATTGCAACGCCATTGGTTACTATCAATATTGGCGCAGGAATCATTGCCCTTAGCCAGCCGCCCACTGTTGGTGCCTATTAGTTACCCTATTAAGGAATTTAGCCCGGATAGGATGAATCATTATCGCCAATCATTGAATCAAGTAGGAGTAGAATTGGGTTTAGCTGGTGAAAATGCGATGTTGGTTCGCTCTTTGCCAATGGCTGTGCCCCATCTTGATATTAAGCGTTTTCTTGCACTCGTTTTTAAGTTAAGTTCGCCTACAAATCAGCAATTGATTGAGTTATTGAGTTTATGTCAATTGTTTAATGTGTACCAAGCCTTACCAGAGGAAACAGAGATTTTATGCGTCTATCTGCAAACTTTGTATAATGCAAAAGAGTTGCCTGTTTGGTGCAGACAGTTATCGACTACACTGTGTGAGAGTTTGTTAAATGCCTGA
- the miaA gene encoding tRNA (adenosine(37)-N6)-dimethylallyltransferase MiaA yields MPEILFCLMGPTASGKTALASELIKHFPFEIISVDSAMVYREMNIGTAKPTQEELLQVPHHLIDIIDPPESYSAAQFCTDVFTLCRAIFTRGKIPLLVGGTMMYFNALQQGLSTLPQADETIRASLLQQAEEYGWAYLHQQLMQIDPLSAARIHPNDTQRIQRALEVYQISGKPLSSFWSEQKEALAYRFLNLILFPEDRAWLHKRIALRFEQMLEQGFVNEVEQLLQKWQLSPSCPAMRSVGYRQVFDYLAGDYDFEALRHKGVVATRQLAKRQLTWLRHWQEATFFACENPSTVSEIIAIINEILDNRAQND; encoded by the coding sequence ATGCCTGAAATTCTTTTTTGCTTAATGGGGCCAACAGCCTCTGGAAAAACAGCGTTAGCCAGTGAATTAATAAAGCATTTTCCTTTTGAAATTATCAGTGTTGATTCCGCAATGGTCTACAGGGAAATGAACATTGGTACTGCCAAACCCACCCAGGAAGAATTATTACAGGTACCACACCATTTAATTGATATCATTGATCCGCCAGAAAGTTATTCTGCCGCTCAGTTTTGTACCGATGTGTTTACTCTGTGCAGAGCGATTTTTACGCGGGGCAAGATCCCTTTACTCGTGGGGGGGACGATGATGTATTTTAACGCCTTACAGCAGGGCTTATCGACTTTACCTCAGGCGGATGAAACGATTCGTGCTTCACTATTACAGCAGGCAGAAGAGTATGGCTGGGCATACTTGCATCAGCAATTGATGCAAATTGATCCTTTATCGGCAGCAAGAATTCATCCCAATGATACCCAGCGTATTCAACGTGCCTTGGAGGTTTATCAGATAAGCGGAAAACCTTTATCATCGTTTTGGTCTGAACAGAAAGAGGCATTAGCCTATCGATTTCTGAACCTGATTTTGTTTCCTGAAGATAGAGCCTGGTTACATAAAAGAATAGCCTTACGTTTTGAGCAGATGCTTGAACAAGGTTTTGTGAATGAAGTAGAACAATTGCTTCAAAAATGGCAATTGTCGCCGTCTTGTCCCGCAATGCGCAGTGTGGGTTATCGCCAGGTATTTGATTATCTGGCAGGTGATTATGATTTCGAAGCACTGCGTCATAAGGGGGTTGTAGCAACACGCCAGCTTGCTAAAAGACAGTTAACTTGGTTACGTCATTGGCAAGAAGCAACTTTTTTTGCTTGTGAAAATCCATCAACTGTTAGTGAAATCATAGCGATCATTAATGAAATATTGGATAATAGGGCACAAAATGATTGA
- a CDS encoding zinc-finger domain-containing protein produces MSAKEQLACAKKNYVVHRQDLPLSCPTDEMALWNAHPKVYLPIEKTGTEVCPYCGSRFVLKND; encoded by the coding sequence ATGTCTGCAAAAGAACAACTTGCGTGCGCTAAAAAAAATTATGTTGTACATCGACAAGATTTACCATTGAGTTGCCCAACGGATGAAATGGCATTATGGAATGCCCATCCGAAAGTGTATTTGCCGATTGAAAAAACAGGTACCGAGGTTTGTCCTTATTGTGGCTCACGCTTTGTATTAAAAAATGATTAA
- a CDS encoding glycosyltransferase family 9 protein, translating into MIKSICIVRLSALGDVLMLVPLIRLLKAKLPDAALTWVISRPAYDLVEGMDGVEFIVINKPNNLADYWRFKKTLAGRKFDVLLAAQASFRANLLYPLIRATRKIGYDKLRAKDGHGWFISETIKPGHDHTLDGFLKFAEVLGLEQSGLRWDLPIGEADYEWARAHLPTQRPILLVNPAASKPERSWLVERYIDVIKEAIKRWRVQVVLTGGPGEYDRELADAIIKEVPCIDLVGKTKPKQLLAVISQAQALLCPDTGPSHMAAAVGTPVVALHAVTSSSVSGPYTYRHLAVDCYPEAVTTILKKTPETNVWGTHAHGEDTMKLVKVDAVLAKLAEVFDQAG; encoded by the coding sequence ATGATTAAATCGATTTGCATTGTACGCTTATCTGCATTAGGCGATGTTTTGATGCTTGTTCCGTTGATACGTCTTTTAAAAGCAAAATTGCCTGATGCCGCGCTGACCTGGGTTATTTCGCGCCCCGCTTATGATTTGGTGGAAGGGATGGATGGGGTTGAGTTTATTGTTATCAATAAACCCAATAATCTGGCTGATTATTGGCGTTTTAAGAAGACGTTGGCGGGTAGAAAGTTCGATGTTTTATTAGCTGCTCAGGCAAGTTTCCGAGCAAATCTACTATACCCACTAATTCGGGCAACGCGAAAAATCGGCTATGACAAACTACGTGCTAAAGATGGACATGGATGGTTTATTAGTGAAACCATCAAGCCTGGGCATGATCATACTTTAGACGGATTTCTAAAATTTGCTGAGGTGCTTGGATTGGAGCAAAGCGGCTTGCGTTGGGATCTCCCAATCGGTGAGGCCGACTATGAATGGGCACGCGCTCATTTGCCGACTCAACGACCTATTTTATTAGTTAACCCTGCTGCCAGTAAACCAGAGCGAAGTTGGCTGGTTGAACGCTATATTGACGTGATCAAAGAAGCGATAAAACGTTGGCGAGTGCAAGTGGTTCTAACGGGGGGGCCGGGTGAGTATGATAGAGAGCTGGCCGATGCAATCATCAAGGAAGTTCCCTGCATTGATTTAGTGGGTAAAACAAAACCTAAGCAATTGCTTGCGGTAATCAGCCAAGCGCAAGCATTGTTGTGTCCTGACACGGGACCTTCTCATATGGCTGCGGCAGTTGGTACGCCTGTAGTTGCTTTACACGCTGTTACTTCTTCCTCGGTATCTGGGCCTTATACCTATAGGCACTTGGCAGTTGATTGTTATCCTGAAGCAGTGACTACTATTTTGAAAAAAACTCCGGAAACTAATGTATGGGGTACTCATGCTCATGGTGAAGACACAATGAAATTGGTTAAAGTGGATGCCGTATTGGCTAAGCTTGCGGAGGTGTTTGACCAAGCAGGTTAA
- a CDS encoding MFS transporter, with product MSVHPEKAYQWVASLYFLQSIPYFVVTVIAILVYQQQGMDNFHAALISSLLILPWAIKPVLAPFLEQKASKKKLTIFNQLLIAFVFLLLAISNETHFIVISTLLFIGLAFFAALHDIVADGLYLLNLDGHQQKKYVPLRTVFYQFGRLFIKGGLLVLAGRLAIAYKVNVWSLFFSSLCLIVLLFALYHWVKIPEKTDYKHQTPQSSYLTICKSLLGKREFYPALGFLFLYNFSDAQMQKIIPLFLLDKQGMALSLSQFATIYGIGGSLALMSGVFISGLLISRYTLADCLKNTTILLLMGHLLFFFLSFDEHNIYFIYAAILVNQLIFGLVNGCYMGYLLATANKGIYPMSMYTICTAAMALSYVFFGAVSGLLEQALGYSWFFFYIFLANILLVVMTCWRMNQHG from the coding sequence GTGTCTGTACACCCGGAAAAAGCGTATCAATGGGTAGCAAGTTTATACTTTTTACAGAGTATCCCCTATTTTGTAGTGACTGTGATTGCCATACTCGTTTATCAACAACAGGGGATGGATAATTTCCACGCAGCATTAATCAGTAGTCTATTAATCTTACCCTGGGCTATTAAGCCAGTATTGGCGCCTTTTTTGGAACAAAAAGCAAGTAAGAAAAAATTAACGATCTTCAATCAATTATTGATAGCTTTTGTATTCCTGCTCTTGGCAATTAGTAATGAAACTCATTTTATAGTGATTAGCACGCTACTTTTTATTGGGTTAGCTTTTTTTGCAGCACTGCACGATATTGTGGCGGATGGCCTTTATTTGCTTAATTTGGATGGACATCAGCAAAAAAAATACGTGCCATTGCGTACTGTTTTTTATCAGTTCGGGCGTCTGTTTATAAAAGGAGGATTATTGGTTTTAGCTGGTCGACTGGCTATCGCGTATAAGGTTAATGTCTGGAGTCTCTTTTTTTCTAGTCTCTGCCTAATTGTCTTACTATTTGCTCTCTATCATTGGGTAAAAATACCAGAAAAAACGGACTACAAGCACCAGACGCCTCAAAGTAGTTATCTAACTATTTGTAAGAGCTTGCTTGGTAAGCGTGAATTCTATCCCGCATTAGGGTTCTTATTCTTATATAATTTTTCTGATGCTCAAATGCAAAAAATTATTCCGTTATTTTTACTTGATAAACAGGGAATGGCTCTTTCTTTATCTCAATTTGCAACCATTTATGGTATTGGGGGCTCCCTTGCTTTAATGAGTGGTGTTTTTATTTCTGGCCTTCTAATTAGCCGTTATACGTTGGCAGATTGCCTAAAAAATACGACAATCCTTTTACTGATGGGGCATTTATTATTCTTTTTTCTCTCCTTCGATGAGCACAATATTTATTTTATCTATGCAGCCATTCTGGTTAATCAACTAATCTTTGGTTTAGTGAATGGTTGTTATATGGGATATCTCTTAGCTACTGCGAATAAAGGGATTTACCCCATGTCAATGTATACAATTTGCACAGCCGCCATGGCATTGAGTTATGTTTTTTTTGGTGCGGTCAGTGGACTATTGGAACAGGCACTGGGCTATAGCTGGTTTTTCTTTTATATCTTTCTAGCCAATATTCTTCTTGTCGTGATGACTTGCTGGCGGATGAATCAGCATGGATGA
- a CDS encoding helix-turn-helix transcriptional regulator — protein sequence MDDLLMQLENQLVRANTITECDEALGRYLANKGINTFSFTYYAYHPNSANKLKYDMSSVNFKVWHKHYLEEQYNDIDSTLSFVYNNHLPIYWSLEQQLAQASSELERKMRLDSIAFGAESGLSIPIHGPHNNFAVLLLVQMQNEQCNLQQAQAQYEFFVAAHHYYHYIQTHLLEEVSANQMFRLTQREIQCLLLIAKEYSVKEMAQQLELSERTINFHIQKINKKLAVKNKYQALAKAIGEQLLTL from the coding sequence ATGGATGATTTGCTAATGCAATTGGAAAATCAATTGGTGCGAGCGAATACCATTACTGAATGTGATGAGGCTTTAGGCCGTTATTTAGCTAATAAAGGGATTAATACCTTTTCTTTTACCTACTATGCTTATCACCCCAATTCAGCCAATAAATTAAAATACGATATGTCTTCTGTCAATTTTAAAGTCTGGCATAAACATTATCTTGAAGAGCAGTATAACGACATCGATAGCACCTTAAGCTTTGTTTATAACAACCATTTACCTATTTATTGGAGTTTAGAACAACAACTTGCTCAGGCCTCCTCTGAGTTAGAACGAAAAATGCGGTTAGATTCGATTGCCTTTGGAGCTGAATCGGGCCTATCTATACCAATTCATGGTCCACATAATAATTTTGCTGTTTTATTACTGGTGCAGATGCAAAATGAACAATGTAATCTGCAACAAGCTCAAGCGCAGTATGAGTTTTTCGTGGCGGCGCATCATTATTACCACTACATCCAGACACATCTTCTTGAAGAGGTATCAGCCAATCAGATGTTTCGTCTAACACAGCGAGAAATTCAATGTTTGTTGCTTATTGCGAAAGAATATTCTGTGAAAGAGATGGCCCAACAGCTTGAGTTAAGTGAAAGAACCATTAATTTTCACATTCAAAAAATAAATAAAAAACTGGCAGTTAAAAATAAGTATCAAGCGCTAGCAAAAGCGATAGGGGAGCAATTACTTACTTTATAG
- a CDS encoding glycoside hydrolase family 18 protein, translating into MQMFKKMALLALISALLPLAAQASLTLYTTSWSMYGENSYEYDGAYKNGRPYGQLSYVSNPAMVAQFNKADVVAWSFLQVWNSNDPNQAFYQIPSEWSGLLHFDDLWGELPLEGSWISPLPPETKDFLTFCEANKGACASVQINGNTGEKELFNYTDQKGVGQLNSFGAFINSNKYKAKRIIAIGGANTVENKGISTATFDAIFANQDKFLMQFKAWMTHFKNLKGVDYDFEPPIDLQTGGQLPPDAKTSTDYKRLFDLVKASRKTLGSDTYISVTVTANKDYLERINQSVEGGWFKQIAAYVDSVNVMTYDLHGPWNQSGDPYTSIHAYLKHPATSRKDEFAINYATDAITEQVLAYGMPKEKLQVGLAAYGRGFSGVERGDDSSYPGFEQPWRGASHFTAAYTKQDGLLPYNSVTKVMNELGYKSYQIQTADDVAGIPFITGAYLYNPVAKQFIGYQSPAVVKSVCEFIKTKQLKGVILWSADTDLPVTNPDSLVATYKSVCN; encoded by the coding sequence ATGCAAATGTTTAAAAAAATGGCTTTACTGGCATTGATTTCTGCTCTATTACCCCTGGCGGCACAAGCCTCTTTAACCTTATATACCACCAGCTGGTCTATGTATGGCGAAAATTCCTATGAATATGATGGTGCTTATAAAAATGGTCGGCCCTATGGTCAATTATCCTATGTCAGCAATCCTGCAATGGTTGCCCAATTTAATAAAGCGGATGTTGTTGCCTGGAGTTTTTTACAGGTATGGAACAGCAATGATCCAAATCAAGCCTTTTATCAGATTCCCAGTGAGTGGTCTGGTTTGTTACATTTTGATGATTTATGGGGTGAGTTACCTTTAGAGGGCTCGTGGATATCACCTCTACCACCAGAAACCAAGGATTTTTTAACCTTCTGTGAAGCAAATAAAGGGGCTTGTGCTTCCGTACAGATCAATGGCAATACCGGCGAGAAAGAGTTGTTTAATTACACTGATCAAAAAGGAGTTGGCCAGTTGAATAGTTTTGGTGCTTTTATTAATTCGAATAAATATAAAGCGAAGCGAATTATCGCAATTGGTGGGGCAAATACTGTTGAAAACAAGGGAATTAGTACCGCTACTTTTGATGCCATTTTTGCTAATCAGGATAAATTTTTAATGCAATTTAAAGCCTGGATGACTCATTTTAAAAATCTTAAGGGCGTGGATTATGATTTTGAACCGCCTATCGATTTGCAGACTGGCGGTCAGTTACCTCCAGATGCAAAAACGAGTACTGATTACAAACGTTTGTTTGATTTAGTCAAGGCCAGCCGCAAAACCTTAGGAAGTGACACTTATATTTCAGTAACCGTCACAGCAAATAAAGACTATTTAGAAAGAATCAATCAATCAGTCGAAGGCGGATGGTTTAAACAAATTGCCGCTTATGTGGATAGTGTGAATGTGATGACTTATGATTTGCATGGCCCGTGGAATCAAAGCGGTGATCCTTACACGTCTATTCACGCTTATCTTAAGCACCCAGCGACGAGCCGTAAAGATGAGTTTGCTATCAACTATGCAACCGACGCAATCACTGAGCAGGTTTTAGCCTATGGTATGCCGAAGGAAAAACTACAGGTTGGTCTTGCTGCCTATGGTCGAGGTTTTTCTGGTGTTGAGCGAGGTGATGACAGCAGTTATCCGGGTTTTGAACAACCTTGGCGTGGTGCCAGCCATTTCACAGCGGCTTATACGAAACAAGATGGTCTATTACCCTATAATTCTGTGACTAAAGTGATGAATGAATTGGGTTATAAAAGTTATCAAATTCAGACGGCAGATGATGTTGCTGGCATCCCTTTTATTACTGGAGCTTATCTTTATAATCCAGTGGCTAAACAATTTATAGGCTATCAATCGCCTGCTGTAGTTAAATCAGTTTGCGAATTTATCAAAACCAAACAATTAAAGGGAGTGATCCTGTGGAGTGCTGATACCGATTTACCCGTTACCAATCCTGATAGTTTGGTTGCAACGTATAAAAGTGTATGTAACTAA